A stretch of the Sulfurospirillum sp. UCH001 genome encodes the following:
- the traT gene encoding complement resistance protein TraT: MKKTVHVGLAMSAALVLMTGCATSELQTSARMTQSVFINPVAKEKRTVFISTKNTSGTQINLENRIVQALYAKGYTIVDDPEKATYVLMTNILFCNKKSENNVASGALMGGAAGAIANSGSNGRSMALAGLGGAVVGGLIGKATEDTIYQMQVDIVIREKAKGKVMASTGNVGGQAGIRDGQKSGTMNSFGGPIRDADASGKMYSNSYSSSSQSYESDFIEHRTMMFAEATKMDLNLYEATPILEDKIAQQVAGLF, from the coding sequence ATGAAAAAAACAGTACACGTAGGACTTGCAATGAGTGCTGCGCTTGTTTTAATGACTGGATGTGCAACAAGTGAACTTCAAACAAGTGCACGTATGACACAGAGTGTTTTTATTAACCCTGTAGCGAAAGAAAAACGAACCGTTTTTATCTCTACTAAAAATACAAGTGGAACACAAATTAACTTAGAAAACCGTATTGTCCAAGCGCTTTATGCTAAAGGATATACCATTGTCGATGATCCTGAAAAAGCAACATATGTGTTGATGACAAATATTTTATTCTGTAATAAAAAGAGCGAAAACAACGTTGCATCAGGTGCTCTAATGGGTGGTGCTGCTGGTGCTATCGCAAACTCAGGAAGTAATGGCAGAAGCATGGCTCTTGCTGGACTTGGTGGTGCCGTTGTCGGTGGTTTGATTGGAAAAGCAACAGAAGATACTATCTATCAAATGCAAGTTGACATTGTTATTCGTGAAAAAGCGAAAGGCAAAGTTATGGCAAGTACGGGTAACGTAGGCGGCCAAGCTGGCATTAGAGATGGACAAAAATCAGGTACGATGAATAGCTTTGGTGGACCAATTCGTGATGCAGATGCGAGTGGTAAAATGTACAGCAACAGCTACTCTTCAAGCTCCCAATCGTATGAGAGTGATTTCATCGAACATCGCACTATGATGTTTGCAGAAGCAACGAAAATGGACTTGAACCTTTATGAGGCAACTCCAATCTTAGAAGACAAAATTGCACAGCAGGTTGCTGGACTGTTTTAA
- the ubiE gene encoding bifunctional demethylmenaquinone methyltransferase/2-methoxy-6-polyprenyl-1,4-benzoquinol methylase UbiE: MFNEIAGTYDTANRVLSMGIDIQWRKKACDETFARYSKPIELIVDVACGTGDMMGYWAKQAKKAGREIGKILGVDPSTGMTDVGKQKFPEFEFVISEATEIPLPNECADILSISYGIRNVVRRQEAFSEFARVVKKGGYVVILEFTKDEKKGFFFALKDFYLNKVLPILGGIISKNKEAYEYLPNSIEGFLTPSMLQKELDVAGFETEFVKSFSMDISTLVIAKKR; encoded by the coding sequence ATGTTCAATGAAATCGCAGGAACCTATGATACTGCAAACCGTGTTTTAAGTATGGGGATTGACATACAATGGAGAAAAAAAGCGTGTGATGAAACGTTTGCACGTTATTCTAAGCCTATTGAGTTAATTGTGGATGTTGCATGTGGTACTGGCGATATGATGGGCTACTGGGCAAAGCAAGCTAAAAAAGCAGGGCGCGAGATCGGTAAGATTTTAGGTGTTGATCCTTCCACCGGTATGACTGATGTTGGCAAGCAAAAATTTCCTGAGTTTGAATTTGTTATTTCTGAAGCGACAGAAATTCCTCTACCAAATGAATGTGCAGATATTTTAAGTATCAGCTATGGTATTCGCAATGTGGTAAGACGTCAAGAAGCGTTTAGCGAATTTGCACGTGTAGTTAAAAAGGGTGGTTATGTTGTCATCTTGGAATTTACAAAAGATGAGAAAAAAGGCTTTTTCTTTGCACTCAAAGATTTTTATCTCAATAAAGTTTTACCAATTTTAGGTGGAATTATCTCTAAAAATAAAGAGGCCTATGAGTATCTTCCAAACTCTATTGAAGGTTTTTTAACGCCATCAATGCTTCAAAAAGAGCTCGATGTTGCTGGTTTTGAAACAGAATTTGTTAAAAGTTTTTCAATGGATATTTCAACATTGGTTATTGCTAAAAAACGTTAA
- the xseA gene encoding exodeoxyribonuclease VII large subunit, with the protein MNQTLSVSSLNNQIKSLLETTFLHVSVEGEVSRPTYHSSGHLYFILKDADSSISCVMFKGNNKALKFQVEEGMAVVIHGSISVFSPRGTYQINCMMMEPSGSGALAKAYEQLKAKLGAKGYFDVERKKALPRFIRHIALVTSGTGAALQDMLRVATKRWPLVKITLLDTLVQGEGAKFSIASNIAKADTLGVDVIIVGRGGGTVEDLWAFNEEVVADAIFASQTPIVSAVGHEIDYVISDFVADLRASTPSAAIEMILPDSVEMLQRIDSMMERYTLISGRILRSKEESLEHLKRLFAKRSIDEKLSLWKNEISILQSQYNDKIALLHREKSRQVSLLQEQIHFQTRQNLAKKEQLLSSYTLALNSKEPTREQKECYAQIVKEGKKIALEKIDEGETFELQTPHTILKAKAVEKRTLKQE; encoded by the coding sequence ATGAACCAAACACTAAGCGTCTCAAGTTTAAACAATCAAATCAAGTCACTGCTTGAGACCACCTTTTTACATGTGAGTGTAGAAGGTGAAGTCTCGAGACCTACGTATCACAGTTCAGGTCACCTCTATTTTATCCTCAAAGATGCTGATTCTTCTATCTCGTGTGTGATGTTTAAGGGAAACAACAAGGCATTAAAATTTCAAGTTGAAGAGGGAATGGCAGTTGTCATTCATGGCTCTATTTCCGTTTTTTCACCAAGAGGAACGTATCAGATTAATTGTATGATGATGGAACCTTCAGGTAGCGGAGCACTTGCAAAAGCCTACGAGCAACTCAAAGCGAAGCTTGGTGCAAAAGGCTATTTTGATGTGGAACGTAAAAAAGCACTGCCTCGTTTTATACGTCATATTGCTCTTGTCACATCAGGAACAGGGGCAGCCCTCCAAGATATGCTTCGCGTTGCGACGAAGCGTTGGCCACTGGTCAAAATCACTCTACTCGATACACTTGTTCAAGGAGAAGGTGCAAAATTTTCCATTGCTAGCAATATCGCGAAAGCGGATACATTGGGTGTCGATGTCATTATTGTGGGACGAGGGGGCGGGACTGTGGAAGATTTGTGGGCATTTAATGAAGAAGTGGTAGCCGATGCGATCTTTGCTTCACAAACACCAATTGTTTCTGCGGTGGGGCATGAAATCGATTATGTGATTAGTGATTTTGTAGCTGATTTAAGAGCCTCTACTCCATCAGCCGCGATAGAAATGATACTTCCTGATAGTGTAGAGATGCTTCAACGCATCGATAGTATGATGGAGCGCTACACCCTTATTTCTGGGCGAATATTGCGTTCAAAAGAGGAATCATTGGAACACCTAAAACGTCTTTTTGCTAAACGTTCTATCGATGAAAAACTCTCTTTATGGAAAAATGAGATCAGCATATTGCAAAGCCAATACAATGATAAAATAGCACTTCTACATCGTGAAAAATCACGTCAAGTGAGCTTACTTCAAGAGCAAATTCATTTTCAAACCAGACAAAATCTTGCTAAAAAAGAACAATTACTCTCTTCATATACTCTAGCGCTCAACTCGAAAGAACCAACCCGCGAACAAAAAGAGTGCTATGCTCAAATTGTGAAAGAGGGTAAAAAAATTGCATTAGAAAAAATTGATGAGGGTGAAACGTTTGAGCTTCAAACACCTCATACGATTTTAAAAGCGAAAGCCGTTGAAAAAAGAACTCTAAAACAGGAGTAA
- a CDS encoding alpha/beta hydrolase, translated as MRFLTILIVMTLSLCADILPKVIDVPTRSNVSERLLVLSPDVPKAVVVLFAGGHGGIQLTSDGKFGWGEGNFLIRTRELFVKEGLMVVIVDAPSDRQSEPYLNSFRQTKEHLQDINAIVAWVQTQTTAPLWLVGTSRGTQSVAYAATELTEQKAIHGFVLTSTILSDAKSKAVTKMDLEKITKPILVVHHQNDGCSHCSFDLVPSLMSKLNASSKELIAIEGGQTKGDPCNAFGYHGFNGVEQEVVSKISQWVLSH; from the coding sequence ATGCGTTTTTTGACCATTTTGATTGTAATGACTCTCTCTTTATGTGCGGATATTCTTCCAAAAGTTATCGATGTTCCAACACGTAGTAATGTAAGTGAGCGTCTTTTGGTTCTTTCTCCAGATGTACCAAAAGCAGTTGTTGTTCTTTTTGCAGGAGGACATGGTGGGATTCAACTTACCAGTGATGGAAAGTTTGGTTGGGGTGAAGGTAACTTTTTGATCCGAACACGTGAGCTTTTTGTTAAAGAAGGATTGATGGTTGTTATTGTTGATGCTCCAAGTGATCGCCAAAGTGAGCCTTATCTTAATAGTTTTCGCCAGACAAAAGAACATTTACAAGATATAAACGCTATTGTCGCATGGGTTCAGACGCAAACAACAGCTCCTCTTTGGCTGGTTGGCACAAGTCGAGGTACACAATCCGTTGCGTATGCAGCAACAGAATTGACAGAACAAAAAGCTATTCATGGGTTTGTGTTAACATCCACTATTCTTTCTGATGCCAAAAGTAAAGCCGTTACCAAAATGGATCTTGAAAAAATTACAAAACCCATTTTAGTAGTACACCATCAAAATGATGGTTGTTCGCATTGTTCATTTGATTTGGTTCCTTCCCTGATGAGTAAACTCAATGCCTCTTCCAAAGAGCTTATTGCGATTGAAGGTGGACAGACAAAGGGTGATCCTTGTAATGCTTTTGGCTATCATGGTTTTAACGGTGTTGAACAAGAAGTTGTGAGCAAAATCTCTCAGTGGGTGTTGTCGCATTAA
- a CDS encoding CCE_0567 family metalloprotein, which translates to MDEKELKKELARLKRIAVEIAGEIHDIVEDTLWIKYKELPILSAKIVEAIKEAEAFKETYHL; encoded by the coding sequence ATGGATGAAAAAGAGCTCAAAAAAGAGCTTGCGCGATTAAAACGTATAGCAGTTGAAATTGCAGGGGAAATTCACGATATTGTTGAAGATACCCTCTGGATCAAATACAAAGAACTCCCCATTCTTTCAGCCAAAATTGTTGAAGCGATCAAAGAAGCAGAAGCGTTTAAAGAAACATACCACCTTTAA
- a CDS encoding GGDEF domain-containing protein translates to MIFAALGASTFGFFFFYNAFFLHYYTIALIDTIGFSISIASMIFLRRTHRIKLSTFIVTSYFFIFFVAFTYFNKNESFGLIWNIFFCIIAINLNGHKKGLLYTLALYGCVFWMAHKGIGVWQQGLWDKVAFFRYVFSLGLLTFVVYVMELALYTSYTKLQKLAEEDELTQTYNRRKLKEILQREIERSNRYETSLCVALFDIDNFKNINDTYGHNVGDEVLRHLAKIVKSAIRVNATFGRWGGEEFLLILPNVSLEEAKIACEKIRFIITQTEFETIGSITCSFGLCAYSATSNFDTLISQCDHAMYEAKSAGKNCVNVFVSK, encoded by the coding sequence ATGATTTTTGCAGCTTTAGGTGCGTCTACATTTGGATTTTTCTTTTTTTATAATGCTTTTTTCTTACACTATTACACGATTGCATTGATAGATACTATTGGTTTTTCTATCTCTATAGCATCGATGATTTTTCTCAGACGAACACATCGTATTAAACTCAGTACGTTTATTGTCACTAGCTACTTTTTTATTTTCTTTGTGGCGTTTACGTATTTTAATAAAAATGAGAGTTTTGGCCTAATATGGAATATCTTTTTTTGTATTATTGCAATCAATCTAAACGGTCATAAAAAAGGCCTTTTGTATACACTCGCGTTGTATGGGTGCGTCTTTTGGATGGCGCATAAAGGGATTGGAGTATGGCAACAAGGACTTTGGGATAAAGTTGCTTTTTTTCGATATGTCTTCTCTTTAGGGTTATTAACATTTGTTGTGTATGTCATGGAATTAGCTCTGTATACCTCTTATACCAAGCTGCAAAAACTTGCTGAAGAAGACGAACTGACACAAACGTACAATCGACGTAAATTAAAAGAGATACTTCAACGAGAGATAGAACGTTCAAACCGCTATGAGACATCGCTATGTGTGGCATTGTTTGATATCGATAACTTTAAGAACATCAATGACACGTATGGGCATAATGTAGGAGATGAGGTTCTTAGGCATCTCGCTAAAATTGTAAAAAGTGCTATTCGCGTGAATGCCACGTTTGGGCGATGGGGTGGTGAGGAATTTTTACTCATTTTGCCAAATGTCAGTCTTGAAGAGGCAAAAATAGCCTGTGAAAAGATACGTTTTATTATTACCCAAACAGAATTTGAGACGATAGGCTCAATAACGTGCAGTTTTGGATTGTGTGCTTATAGCGCTACGAGCAACTTTGATACACTGATAAGCCAGTGTGACCATGCTATGTATGAAGCAAAAAGTGCTGGAAAAAATTGCGTCAATGTTTTTGTTTCAAAATAA
- a CDS encoding diguanylate cyclase domain-containing protein, with the protein MKLFLAYLLCTLFLLTPASLFADITAKSRKINLQLTEQEKTWLIEHPTIRVGMDFEYAPYEWHNKNGNYVGMAVDYLRLVEQKLGVHFEIVKGKSWDEVIEMGKQGEIDVLTSIVQTPERLKYFLFSEPYRDTQTMIVDNAEGEFIGQLSHLVGKRVAVEKGYFTQEVLEKNYPQIKLILVKSIIEALTFVRDGKADAYVGDMSAINYTIRTNGFEKLRFSGQTEFSSQHRFAFPKNNKELASIMTKAMSSISSEESDIIYSRWLGMRIEQGIRVETLLKYSIGVALLFLLFGYWYYRLNCEIKNRKAAERREHYRNNILEMIAKMVPLSRVLEAIIEGVEEQNSRMLCSILLLDKEGKFFEQVIAPSLPDFYNEALMNVKIGRGVGSCGTAAYIKECVIVEDIATDPYWKEYKALALRAGLKSCWSEPIFASDGSVLGTFAIYHSSPQTPQESDKLLIEHSANLASIAIEKSMAATKLKESEELYRRLTEEVTDVIWRTDKDLFITYISPADEKFRGYTADEVVGKHVFEMFTPDGIKTIMEKIEQRQEAERKGIRTDFVTYEIEHVCKDGRILWGEIVAKPERNKKGEIIGYHGITREITERKAMQDKVQELAFYDTLTKLPNRLLLKERLNYTLAEMKRNHHHSALLFLDLDNFKSLNDTYGHSIGDLLLCQVAERLKECVREVDTIARFGGDEFVVILSTLHKNEDESIAQAQKVAEKIRHSLSKYYSINVSHDKNEEQLVEHLCTASIGVVVFDCSEKNQDELLKRADFAMYRAKDAGKNGIYFYGL; encoded by the coding sequence ATGAAATTGTTTCTCGCTTATCTCTTGTGCACTCTTTTTCTCCTTACTCCTGCATCTCTTTTTGCAGATATTACTGCAAAATCACGAAAAATTAATTTGCAATTAACAGAGCAAGAAAAGACATGGCTCATTGAACATCCGACAATTCGTGTAGGTATGGATTTTGAATATGCTCCTTATGAGTGGCACAATAAAAATGGAAACTATGTTGGCATGGCTGTAGATTATTTGCGTCTTGTCGAACAAAAACTGGGTGTGCATTTTGAGATCGTTAAAGGAAAATCATGGGATGAAGTGATTGAGATGGGCAAACAAGGTGAAATTGATGTACTCACCAGCATCGTTCAAACACCTGAACGTCTCAAATATTTTTTATTTTCTGAACCCTATCGTGATACTCAAACAATGATAGTCGATAATGCAGAAGGTGAATTTATAGGTCAATTAAGCCATTTGGTAGGAAAACGTGTCGCAGTTGAAAAAGGCTATTTTACACAAGAAGTACTTGAAAAGAATTATCCACAAATAAAGCTCATTTTGGTAAAAAGTATCATAGAAGCCTTAACATTTGTACGTGATGGAAAAGCAGATGCCTATGTGGGTGATATGAGTGCTATCAATTATACAATACGAACCAATGGTTTTGAGAAACTTCGTTTTTCTGGACAAACGGAATTTTCCAGCCAACACCGTTTTGCCTTTCCAAAAAACAACAAAGAACTTGCGTCTATTATGACAAAAGCTATGTCTTCCATTTCATCTGAAGAATCTGACATTATTTATAGTCGTTGGCTCGGTATGCGAATTGAGCAAGGTATTCGTGTGGAAACATTGCTTAAGTATAGTATTGGTGTTGCACTGTTGTTTTTACTCTTTGGATATTGGTATTATAGATTGAATTGTGAAATCAAAAATCGAAAAGCAGCGGAAAGACGAGAACATTATCGAAATAATATTCTTGAGATGATTGCAAAAATGGTGCCTTTATCAAGGGTACTAGAAGCAATTATTGAGGGTGTTGAAGAACAAAATTCCCGTATGCTATGCAGTATTCTCTTACTCGATAAAGAGGGTAAGTTTTTTGAACAGGTCATCGCTCCAAGTTTGCCTGATTTTTATAACGAAGCTTTGATGAATGTTAAAATAGGACGAGGTGTGGGTTCATGCGGAACAGCCGCATACATCAAAGAGTGTGTAATCGTGGAAGATATTGCAACAGATCCTTATTGGAAAGAGTACAAAGCATTAGCACTTCGTGCAGGACTTAAGTCCTGCTGGTCAGAACCTATTTTTGCATCAGATGGTAGTGTTTTAGGAACATTTGCTATTTACCATTCATCACCTCAAACGCCTCAAGAGTCAGACAAATTGCTCATAGAACACTCTGCTAATCTTGCAAGTATAGCCATTGAAAAAAGTATGGCTGCAACAAAACTCAAAGAGAGCGAAGAGCTTTATAGACGGCTTACCGAAGAGGTGACTGATGTGATTTGGCGGACAGATAAAGATCTGTTTATTACCTATATTAGTCCTGCTGATGAGAAATTTAGAGGGTACACCGCCGATGAAGTTGTTGGAAAACATGTTTTTGAAATGTTTACGCCTGATGGTATCAAAACGATTATGGAAAAGATAGAGCAAAGGCAAGAGGCAGAACGAAAAGGTATTCGTACAGATTTTGTAACCTACGAAATAGAGCATGTCTGTAAAGATGGAAGAATCCTTTGGGGTGAAATTGTCGCAAAGCCTGAACGAAATAAAAAAGGTGAAATCATAGGATATCATGGCATTACGCGAGAGATAACGGAGCGAAAAGCGATGCAAGATAAAGTCCAAGAATTAGCATTTTACGATACATTGACAAAATTACCAAATCGTCTGTTACTTAAAGAGCGTTTGAATTATACATTAGCGGAAATGAAACGTAACCATCATCATAGTGCATTACTCTTTTTGGATTTGGATAATTTTAAATCACTCAATGACACCTATGGACACAGTATAGGAGATTTACTATTGTGTCAAGTAGCAGAGAGACTCAAAGAGTGTGTCAGAGAGGTAGATACCATAGCACGTTTTGGTGGTGATGAGTTTGTTGTAATTCTTAGCACGCTACATAAAAATGAAGATGAATCCATAGCACAAGCACAAAAAGTAGCCGAAAAAATTCGTCATAGTCTATCAAAGTATTATAGTATTAATGTTTCCCATGATAAGAATGAAGAGCAGTTAGTTGAGCATCTTTGTACAGCAAGCATTGGTGTGGTAGTTTTTGATTGTAGTGAAAAAAATCAAGATGAACTTTTAAAACGAGCGGATTTTGCAATGTATCGTGCGAAGGATGCAGGTAAAAATGGGATCTATTTTTATGGTTTATAA
- a CDS encoding adenosine deaminase: MKDLITKLPKAELHLHIEGSLEPELMFSLAQKNTISLPYKTIEEVKQAYNFTSLQSFLDIYYAGANVLINESDFFDLTWAYLLRCHAQNICHTEIFFDPQTHTSRGIAFKTVIDGITKALQKGEQELGISSFLIMCFLRHLSEENAFETLKASLPFKDKIIGVGLDSSEVGHPPSKFQRLFVECKKVGYKIVAHAGEEGDSSYIWEAINLLQVERIDHGIRCDEDESLVKLLIEKQIPLTVCPLSNVKLRAVKNMQEHNILKLLRQGVLVTVNSDDPAYFGGYVNENYEAICDNLDLSKEELKTLASNSFKASFLSDERKKHFINQISQY; encoded by the coding sequence ATGAAAGACCTCATCACTAAACTTCCTAAAGCGGAACTGCACCTACACATCGAAGGCTCACTTGAACCTGAGCTCATGTTTTCTTTAGCGCAGAAAAACACTATTTCTCTTCCTTACAAAACGATTGAAGAGGTCAAACAAGCATATAACTTCACTTCATTGCAATCCTTTTTAGACATCTATTACGCTGGTGCGAATGTACTCATCAACGAGTCTGATTTTTTTGATCTTACATGGGCATATCTGCTTCGATGTCATGCTCAAAATATCTGCCACACAGAGATATTTTTTGACCCACAAACGCATACATCACGTGGCATTGCATTTAAAACGGTGATCGATGGCATAACAAAAGCCCTTCAAAAGGGTGAACAAGAGTTAGGTATTAGCTCATTTCTCATCATGTGTTTTTTGCGACATCTTAGTGAAGAAAATGCTTTTGAAACGCTCAAAGCATCACTTCCGTTTAAAGATAAAATCATCGGTGTGGGTTTAGACTCCAGTGAAGTAGGTCATCCACCTTCAAAGTTTCAGCGACTATTTGTTGAGTGTAAAAAAGTTGGCTATAAAATCGTAGCCCATGCTGGTGAAGAAGGTGACAGCTCGTATATCTGGGAAGCCATCAACCTTTTACAGGTAGAACGCATTGATCATGGTATTCGTTGTGACGAAGATGAATCCTTGGTAAAATTGCTCATCGAAAAACAAATACCTCTTACCGTTTGCCCTCTTTCTAACGTTAAACTAAGAGCAGTGAAAAACATGCAAGAGCACAATATTTTAAAACTTTTACGACAAGGCGTTTTAGTCACTGTCAATTCAGATGATCCTGCGTATTTTGGCGGATATGTGAATGAAAATTATGAAGCGATTTGTGATAATTTAGACCTTAGTAAAGAAGAGCTTAAAACCTTAGCTTCCAATAGTTTTAAAGCTTCATTTTTAAGCGATGAGAGAAAAAAACATTTCATCAATCAAATCTCACAGTATTAG
- the ribB gene encoding 3,4-dihydroxy-2-butanone-4-phosphate synthase, whose amino-acid sequence MNQICKGTSLHHNVKQAIAALQNQSGVIVLDRHDRENEADIIFHAGSLSTEQMALLIRECSGIVCLCLPPEKVDELSLPMMVTHNQSKFHTGFTVSIEAKDGVTTGVSAKDRLTTIQAAIHPEGKAKIVSPGHVFPLRARSNGVLEREGHTEASVDLMRLSNLSPYAVLCELTNPDGTMAVGDTIYHFAAQHDFPIVSIDEIIAYRKEHKM is encoded by the coding sequence ATGAATCAAATTTGTAAGGGAACTTCCCTTCACCACAATGTTAAGCAAGCTATTGCTGCGCTTCAAAACCAAAGCGGTGTGATCGTTTTGGATAGACATGACCGCGAGAATGAAGCGGACATTATTTTCCATGCAGGTTCATTAAGTACCGAGCAAATGGCTCTTCTTATTCGTGAATGCAGTGGCATTGTCTGCTTATGTTTACCACCTGAAAAGGTCGACGAACTTTCTCTCCCTATGATGGTCACCCACAACCAATCTAAATTTCATACAGGCTTTACGGTTTCTATTGAAGCAAAAGATGGTGTTACCACAGGCGTGAGTGCAAAAGACAGGCTTACGACTATTCAAGCAGCCATTCATCCTGAGGGTAAAGCGAAAATAGTCTCTCCGGGTCATGTGTTTCCATTGCGCGCACGTAGCAATGGTGTTTTAGAACGTGAGGGACATACGGAGGCATCGGTTGATTTGATGCGACTCTCCAATCTTTCTCCCTATGCTGTTTTGTGTGAGCTAACCAATCCTGATGGTACGATGGCAGTAGGTGATACCATTTATCATTTTGCGGCGCAACATGATTTTCCTATTGTAAGTATTGATGAGATCATCGCGTATCGAAAAGAGCATAAAATGTAA
- a CDS encoding LysR family transcriptional regulator, whose protein sequence is MTFQELRFFYYLCEDSHISNLAQQLGITQSAISLSIKSLESQIGEPLFDRIGKKLVLNETGRLFKEKTYSHFLALNDAENFFKKDKISGILNIASSKTIGDFITPHIVFDFLIQHEHVNIHKDIQNSAQIIHMLKNGLIDMGFIESSCDEIDLIKEPIGNDELIVVSSDACLGEGDFFIDELFHKKWILREKGSGTREIFLDALGDIAKELNIFMEFSEFEEAKTILLNNPQTITCLSRVAVESELKRKELFEVKLINLKIDRTFYLVYHKNKYHTKLFSLFKAFVHTKIKPI, encoded by the coding sequence ATGACCTTTCAAGAATTGAGATTTTTTTATTATCTCTGTGAAGATTCGCATATCTCTAACTTAGCACAGCAACTGGGTATTACCCAATCAGCCATTTCTCTTTCGATCAAATCTCTCGAATCTCAAATAGGAGAGCCTCTTTTTGATCGCATTGGTAAAAAACTTGTCCTTAATGAAACAGGAAGGCTTTTTAAAGAAAAAACCTATTCACATTTTTTAGCTCTCAATGATGCTGAGAATTTTTTCAAAAAAGACAAAATATCGGGCATTTTAAACATTGCCTCTAGCAAGACGATCGGTGATTTCATCACACCCCATATTGTATTTGATTTTCTGATACAGCATGAACATGTCAATATCCACAAAGACATTCAAAATTCTGCACAGATTATTCATATGCTTAAGAATGGGCTAATTGATATGGGTTTTATCGAATCTTCGTGTGATGAGATCGATCTCATTAAAGAGCCTATTGGAAATGATGAGCTTATTGTTGTGAGCAGTGACGCTTGCCTTGGGGAGGGAGATTTTTTCATTGATGAACTTTTTCATAAAAAATGGATTCTAAGAGAAAAAGGCTCAGGAACGAGAGAAATCTTTTTAGATGCGCTTGGTGACATTGCCAAAGAACTCAATATTTTTATGGAGTTTTCAGAATTTGAAGAAGCAAAAACTATTTTGCTGAACAATCCTCAAACCATTACCTGCCTTTCAAGAGTTGCGGTTGAAAGTGAACTCAAAAGAAAAGAACTCTTTGAAGTGAAACTCATCAATCTAAAAATTGACCGTACGTTTTACCTCGTATATCATAAAAATAAATACCACACCAAGCTTTTTAGTCTCTTCAAAGCGTTTGTTCATACAAAAATAAAGCCCATATAA
- a CDS encoding YeiH family protein, protein MFQRENRNNTLSGILFVALFAMSATYLGEFSFFQHLGISPLIIGIVLGMIYANTLRSKLPKEWVSGILFSTKTLLRAGIILYGFRITFSNIQAVGLSGIATSAMVVTSTFIIGYIVGTKWLKLDRETTILTSAGSSICGAAAVLATEPVVNAEAHKSAIAVSTVVVFGTIAMFLYPCLYTMGVIPLTPEQMGVYIGGTLHEVAHVVAAGNALGEEASQTAVIVKMIRVMMLAPFLVFLGIWLLQSSQDIAKKQKNKIMIPWFAVWFIVVAGFNSLDLLPQTVVCNINAIDTFLLTMAMSALGMETSIEKFKNVGMKPIYLASILFVWLMFGGFYIVKISLSL, encoded by the coding sequence ATGTTTCAAAGAGAAAATCGAAATAATACACTGAGTGGTATTTTATTTGTTGCCCTTTTTGCAATGTCCGCAACCTATCTTGGAGAGTTTTCTTTTTTTCAACATTTAGGAATTAGCCCTTTGATTATTGGTATTGTGTTAGGCATGATCTATGCCAATACGTTGCGTTCTAAACTGCCTAAAGAGTGGGTGAGTGGAATTTTATTTTCAACAAAAACGCTTTTGAGAGCGGGCATTATTTTATATGGTTTTCGTATTACGTTTTCTAACATTCAAGCTGTAGGACTTTCAGGTATTGCAACCAGTGCTATGGTGGTGACTTCTACATTTATCATTGGTTATATAGTGGGAACAAAATGGCTAAAACTCGACAGAGAAACGACCATCTTAACCAGTGCTGGAAGCTCTATTTGTGGGGCTGCTGCTGTTTTGGCGACAGAGCCAGTAGTGAATGCAGAAGCGCATAAAAGTGCCATTGCTGTCTCTACTGTTGTTGTTTTTGGAACGATCGCTATGTTCTTGTATCCGTGTCTTTATACCATGGGAGTGATACCTTTAACACCTGAACAGATGGGTGTTTACATTGGAGGAACGCTTCATGAAGTAGCACATGTCGTTGCTGCTGGAAATGCACTGGGTGAAGAAGCTTCTCAAACAGCCGTGATCGTTAAAATGATCCGCGTGATGATGCTTGCGCCATTTCTTGTATTTTTAGGTATTTGGCTCCTTCAAAGCTCACAAGATATAGCGAAAAAGCAGAAAAATAAGATCATGATTCCGTGGTTTGCAGTATGGTTTATTGTCGTGGCAGGGTTTAACTCACTTGATCTTTTACCTCAAACAGTGGTATGCAATATCAATGCTATCGATACTTTTTTACTCACAATGGCAATGAGTGCTTTGGGCATGGAAACGAGCATAGAGAAGTTCAAAAATGTAGGAATGAAACCTATCTATTTGGCGAGTATTTTATTTGTATGGTTGATGTTTGGTGGATTTTATATTGTTAAAATCTCTTTGAGTTTATAA